A genomic window from Arvicola amphibius chromosome 5, mArvAmp1.2, whole genome shotgun sequence includes:
- the Hspa12b gene encoding heat shock 70 kDa protein 12B: protein MLTVPEMGLQGLYISSSPERSPVPSPPGSPRTQESCGIAPLTPSQSPKPEARAPQQASFSVVVAIDFGTTSSGYAFSFSSDPEAIHMMRKWEGGDPGVAHQKTPTCLLLTPEGVFHSFGYTARDYYHDLDPEEARDWLYFEKFKMKIHSATDLTLKTELEAVNGKKMLALEVFAHALRFFKEHALQELREQSPCVLERDSVRWVLTVPAIWKQPAKQFMREAAYLAGLVSREDAEKLLIALEPEAASVYCRKLRLHQLMDLSSRTVGGGRLGERRSIDSSFRHAREQLRRSRHSRTFLVESGVGELWAEMQEGDRYMVADCGGGTVDLTVHQLEQPHGTLKELYKASGGPYGAVGVDLAFEQLLCRIFGEDFIAKFKRQRPAAWVDLTIAFEARKRTAGPHRAGALNISLPFSFIDFYRKQRGHNVETALRRSSVNFVKWSSQGMLRMSCEAMNELFQPTVSGIIQHIETLLARPEVQGVKLLFLVGGFAESAVLQHAVQTALGTRGLRVVVPHDVGLTILKGAVLFGQAPGVVRVRRSPLTYGVGVLNRFVPGHHPPEKLLVRDGRHWCTDVFERFVAAEQSVALGEEVRRSYCPARPGQRRVLINLYCCAAEDARFITDPGVRKCGALSLELEPEGCPENTGTPPNRREIRAAMQFGDTEIKVTAVDVSTNRSVRAAIDFLSN from the exons ATGCTGACTGTCCCAGAAATGGGCCTACAAGGGCTGTATATCA GCTCTAGCCCAGAGAGATCCCCAGTACCCAGCCCACCCGGCTCCCCGAGGACCCAGGAGAGCTGTGGTATTGCCCCCCTCACCCCTTCACAGTCCCCA aagccagaggcccgTGCTCCACAGCAGGCCTCCTTCTCTGTGGTCGTAGCCATCGACTTCGGGACCACATCCAGTGGCTATGCCTTCAGCTTTTCCAGTGACCCTGAGGCCATCCACATGATGAG gaaatgggaggggggagaCCCAGGCGTGGCCCACCAGAAGACCCCGACTTGTCTGCTGCTGACCCCAGAGGGTGTCTTTCACAGTTTTGGCTACACTGCCCGTGACTACTACCATGACCTAGACCCCGAGGAGGCTCGGGACTGGCTCTACTTTGAGAAGTTTAAGATGAAGATCCACAGTGCCACT GATCTCACCTTGAAGACCGAGCTAGAGGCCGTAAACGGAAAAAAGATGCTGGCCCTGGAGGTGTTCGCCCATGCCCTCCGCTTCTTCAAGGAGCACGCTCTTCAG GAGCTGAGGGAGCAGAGCCCCTGTGTGCTCGAAAGGGACAGTGTGCGCTGGGTGCTGACAGTGCCTGCCATCTGGAAACAGCCAGCTAAGCAGTTCATGAGGGAGGCTGCCTACCTG gctggcctggtgtCTCGAGAGGATGCAGAAAAACTCCTCATTGCTCTGGAGCCTGAGGCTGCCTCTGTCTACTGCCGAAAACTTCGCCTGCACCAGCTCATGGACCTGAGTAGCCGGACGGTAGGCGGTGGGCGCCTGGGTGAGCGCAGGTCCATTGATTCCAGCTTTCGACATG CCAGGGAGCAGCTGCGGAGGTCTCGCCACAGCCGAACGTTCCTGGTGGAGTCTGGTGTAGGAGAACTGTGGGCAGAGATGCAAGAAG GAGACCGCTACATGGTGGCAGACTGTGGAGGTGGTACTGTGGACCTGACCGTACACCAGCTGGAGCAGCCTCACGGCACCCTCAAGGAGCTCTACAAGGCTTCTG GCGGCCCTTACGGCGCAGTAGGGGTGGACCTGGCCTTTGAGCAGCTGCTCTGCCGCATATTCGGAGAGGACTTCATCGCCAAATTCAAAAGGCAACGGCCAGCAGCCTGGGTGGATCTAACCATTGCCTTCGAGGCCCGCAAGCGCACTGCAGGCCCACACCGTGCCGGAGCACTCAACATTTCGCTTCCCTTCTCTTTCATTGACTTCTACCGCAAACAACGAGGCCACAACGTGGAGACGGCCCTGCGCAGGAGCAG TGTGAACTTTGTGAAGTGGTCCTCACAGGGGATGCTCCGGATGTCCTGTGAGGCTATGAATGAGCTGTTCCAGCCCACAGTCAGTGGGATCATCCAACACATAG AGACATTGCTGGCAAGGCCTGAGGTACAGGGCGTGAAGTTGCTATTCCTGGTGGGCGGCTTTGCAGAGTCGGCTGTGCTGCAGCATGCGGTACAGACAGCACTGGGCACCCGTGGCCTGCGCGTTGTGGTCCCGCACGACGTGGGTCTCACCATCCTCAAGGGAGCAGTGCTTTTTGGCCAGGCACCCGGTGTGGTGCGGGTGCGCCGCTCCCCTCTCACTTACGGCGTGGGCGTGCTCAACCGTTTTGTGCCTGGTCACCACCCACCTGAGAAACTGCTGGTTCGGGATGGGCGCCACTGGTGCACTGATGTCTTTGAGCGCTTCGTCGCAGCAGAGCAGTCGGTGGCCCTGGGAGAGGAGGTGCGGCGCAGCTACTGCCCTGCGCGCCCCGGCCAGCGGCGTGTGCTCATCAATCTGTACTGCTGCGCTGCGGAGGACGCACGCTTCATCACAGACCCAGGTGTGCGCAAGTGTGGCGCACTCAGCCTGGAGCTTGAGCCTGAAGGCTGCCCGGAAAACACAGGCACGCCCCCCAACCGCCGTGAGATCCGTGCTGCCATGCAGTTTGGTGACACGGAGATTAAGGTCACTGCTGTGGATGTCAGCACTAATCGTTCTGTGCGGGCAGCCATCGACTTTCTTTCCAATTAA